In Centropristis striata isolate RG_2023a ecotype Rhode Island chromosome 5, C.striata_1.0, whole genome shotgun sequence, a single genomic region encodes these proteins:
- the LOC131971219 gene encoding homeodomain-interacting protein kinase 2-like isoform X2 produces the protein METNKPLVNTISDNYKILKVLGQGCFGQVVHCLKQDTKENVAVKVLKLRNQQHGNQRELRILKKLRCLDPEKNNIVRCLEWFCKIDRTFMVFEMLDMSILDYMRLTNFAPLPLHGIRTIIQDVVTALSALKGFGLIHTDLKLDNIMLVDHRRQPFRVKLIDFGLTLEKPEVHPGLGVQPLWNRAPEVIVGFPFSEAIDIWSLGTVMAELLLGFPLFPGQYEYQVLSFIIDLLGDLPKRILDRGLNTSTYFNAKHKYFAFLNWELMKPFHYEAVTGHKMVDRRKYRFSSLDDLKTSSQHTANSAEAADRKDCVELLKEMLQMDPKKRITPSEILQHPFILGSYPRPTSLSSIAAWQKQSVSKKNTAETKTNDRTSRTFEPSCRYTMEPPPGVIMVRPAEKTIWREEATKQKSCIRYAIEPTQGVIMVRPAEKAMQELAPKQRSNNGPQAVEDQKTDSSEGKYDSECTLQSISDQTSVYSLTSESDTSSVTTSPSKDSDIQTIFLDSPDTVSTQDSDSTDSDSTDSDSTDSDSEDSDSEDSDSEDSDSEDSDSTESDSTDSDSTNSAVVLEVSEPKKKKEKKGIRRFFSTLKRKLFSFCCISKVDD, from the exons ATGGAAACGAATAAACCACTAGTAAACACAATCTCAGACAACTATAAGATCCTGAAAGTTCTGGGACAGGGCTGCTTCGGACAGGTCGTCCACTGTCTAAAACAGGACACAAAAGAGAATGTAGCTGTGAAGGTGTTAAAACTAAGAAATCAGCAACATGGGAACCAGAGAGAG CTGCGCATACTGAAAAAGCTCAGATGTTTGGACCCTGAGAAGAACAACATTGTCAGATGCCTTGAATGGTTCTGCAAGATCGACCGGACCTTCATGGTCTTTGAAATGCTGGACATGAGCATCTTAGATTACATGCGGCTGACAAACTTTGCTCCTCTTCCCCTACACGGAATAAGGACCATCATCCAAGAT GTGGTGACGGCATTATCTGCGCTGAAGGGATTTGGACTGATCCACACAGACTTGAAATTGGACAACATCATGCTGGTGGACCATCGGAGACAGCCCTTCAGAGTGAAGCTAATTGACTTTGGCTTAACTCTTGAGAAACCTGAAGTCCATCCTGGACTTGGTGTTCAGCCTCTTTGGAACAG GGCTCCTGAAGTCATTGTGGGCTTCCCATTCAGTGAGGCCATCGACATTTGGTCTCTTGGCACAGTGATGGCAGAGCTTCTCCTCGGCTTTCCACTTTTCCCGGGGCAATATGAGTATCAGGTG CTGAGTTTCATCATCGACCTCCTGGGTGATCTTCCAAAGAGAATTCTGGATAGAGGATTAAATACTTCAACGTACTTCAATGCGAAACACAAGTACTTTGCGTTTTTGAACTGGGAACTCATG aAGCCATTTCACTACGAGGCTGTGACGGGACACAAGATGGTGGATAGGAGGAAGTACAGGTTTTCCTCTCTGGATGATTTGAAAACA tCGAGCCAGCACACAGCAAACAGCGCAGAGGCTGCTGATAGGAAGGATTGTGTTGAGCTgttaaaggaaatgcttcagaTGGATCCCAAGAAAAGGATAACCCCGAGCGAAATCCTGCAACATCCTTTCATACTGGGGAGCTACCCCAGGCCCACCAGTCT CAGTAGTATTGCAGCCTGGCAGAAACAATCAGTCAGCAAGAAAAACACTGCAGAGACCAAGACTAATGACAG aaCCTCTCGTACATTTGAACCCTCCTGTAGATATACAATGGAGCCGCCCCCAGGTGTCATCATGGTTCGGCCAGCTGAGAAGACCATTTGGAGGGAAGAAGCCACCAAACAGAAGAGCTGCATCAG ATACGCCATAGAGCCCACCCAAGGAGTCATTATGGTTCGGCCAGCTGAGAAGGCCATGCAGGAGTTAGCCCCCAAACAGAGGAGCAACAATGG ACCCCAggctgtggaggaccagaagaCCGACTCTTCAGAAGGTAAGTATGATAGTGAATGCACACTACAAAGCATCAGTGACCAAACCTCTGTTTACAGTCTCACATCGGAGTCCGACACTAGCAGTGTCACAACAAGCCCATCTAAGGACAGTGACATCCAGACCATCTTCCTGGATTCTCCCGACACCGTTTCAACGCAAGACTCGGACAGCACTGACTCGGACAGCACTGACTCGGACAGCACAGACTCGGACAGCGAAGACTCGGACAGCGAAGACTCGGACAGCGAAGACTCGGACAGTGAAGACTCGGACAGCACAGAATCGGACAGCACAGACTCGGACAGCACCAACTCAGCAGTCGTCCTTG AGGTCAGTGAgcccaagaagaagaaagagaagaaagggaTCCGAAGATTCTTCTCCACCTTGAAGAGGAAGTTATTCTCCTTCTGCTGCATAAGTAAGGTAGACGATTGA
- the LOC131971219 gene encoding homeodomain-interacting protein kinase 2-like isoform X3 encodes METNKPLVNTISDNYKILKVLGQGCFGQVVHCLKQDTKENVAVKLRILKKLRCLDPEKNNIVRCLEWFCKIDRTFMVFEMLDMSILDYMRLTNFAPLPLHGIRTIIQDVVTALSALKGFGLIHTDLKLDNIMLVDHRRQPFRVKLIDFGLTLEKPEVHPGLGVQPLWNRAPEVIVGFPFSEAIDIWSLGTVMAELLLGFPLFPGQYEYQVLSFIIDLLGDLPKRILDRGLNTSTYFNAKHKYFAFLNWELMKPFHYEAVTGHKMVDRRKYRFSSLDDLKTSSQHTANSAEAADRKDCVELLKEMLQMDPKKRITPSEILQHPFILGSYPRPTSLSSSIAAWQKQSVSKKNTAETKTNDRTSRTFEPSCRYTMEPPPGVIMVRPAEKTIWREEATKQKSCIRYAIEPTQGVIMVRPAEKAMQELAPKQRSNNGPQAVEDQKTDSSEGKYDSECTLQSISDQTSVYSLTSESDTSSVTTSPSKDSDIQTIFLDSPDTVSTQDSDSTDSDSTDSDSTDSDSEDSDSEDSDSEDSDSEDSDSTESDSTDSDSTNSAVVLEVSEPKKKKEKKGIRRFFSTLKRKLFSFCCISKVDD; translated from the exons ATGGAAACGAATAAACCACTAGTAAACACAATCTCAGACAACTATAAGATCCTGAAAGTTCTGGGACAGGGCTGCTTCGGACAGGTCGTCCACTGTCTAAAACAGGACACAAAAGAGAATGTAGCTGTGAAG CTGCGCATACTGAAAAAGCTCAGATGTTTGGACCCTGAGAAGAACAACATTGTCAGATGCCTTGAATGGTTCTGCAAGATCGACCGGACCTTCATGGTCTTTGAAATGCTGGACATGAGCATCTTAGATTACATGCGGCTGACAAACTTTGCTCCTCTTCCCCTACACGGAATAAGGACCATCATCCAAGAT GTGGTGACGGCATTATCTGCGCTGAAGGGATTTGGACTGATCCACACAGACTTGAAATTGGACAACATCATGCTGGTGGACCATCGGAGACAGCCCTTCAGAGTGAAGCTAATTGACTTTGGCTTAACTCTTGAGAAACCTGAAGTCCATCCTGGACTTGGTGTTCAGCCTCTTTGGAACAG GGCTCCTGAAGTCATTGTGGGCTTCCCATTCAGTGAGGCCATCGACATTTGGTCTCTTGGCACAGTGATGGCAGAGCTTCTCCTCGGCTTTCCACTTTTCCCGGGGCAATATGAGTATCAGGTG CTGAGTTTCATCATCGACCTCCTGGGTGATCTTCCAAAGAGAATTCTGGATAGAGGATTAAATACTTCAACGTACTTCAATGCGAAACACAAGTACTTTGCGTTTTTGAACTGGGAACTCATG aAGCCATTTCACTACGAGGCTGTGACGGGACACAAGATGGTGGATAGGAGGAAGTACAGGTTTTCCTCTCTGGATGATTTGAAAACA tCGAGCCAGCACACAGCAAACAGCGCAGAGGCTGCTGATAGGAAGGATTGTGTTGAGCTgttaaaggaaatgcttcagaTGGATCCCAAGAAAAGGATAACCCCGAGCGAAATCCTGCAACATCCTTTCATACTGGGGAGCTACCCCAGGCCCACCAGTCT TAGCAGTAGTATTGCAGCCTGGCAGAAACAATCAGTCAGCAAGAAAAACACTGCAGAGACCAAGACTAATGACAG aaCCTCTCGTACATTTGAACCCTCCTGTAGATATACAATGGAGCCGCCCCCAGGTGTCATCATGGTTCGGCCAGCTGAGAAGACCATTTGGAGGGAAGAAGCCACCAAACAGAAGAGCTGCATCAG ATACGCCATAGAGCCCACCCAAGGAGTCATTATGGTTCGGCCAGCTGAGAAGGCCATGCAGGAGTTAGCCCCCAAACAGAGGAGCAACAATGG ACCCCAggctgtggaggaccagaagaCCGACTCTTCAGAAGGTAAGTATGATAGTGAATGCACACTACAAAGCATCAGTGACCAAACCTCTGTTTACAGTCTCACATCGGAGTCCGACACTAGCAGTGTCACAACAAGCCCATCTAAGGACAGTGACATCCAGACCATCTTCCTGGATTCTCCCGACACCGTTTCAACGCAAGACTCGGACAGCACTGACTCGGACAGCACTGACTCGGACAGCACAGACTCGGACAGCGAAGACTCGGACAGCGAAGACTCGGACAGCGAAGACTCGGACAGTGAAGACTCGGACAGCACAGAATCGGACAGCACAGACTCGGACAGCACCAACTCAGCAGTCGTCCTTG AGGTCAGTGAgcccaagaagaagaaagagaagaaagggaTCCGAAGATTCTTCTCCACCTTGAAGAGGAAGTTATTCTCCTTCTGCTGCATAAGTAAGGTAGACGATTGA
- the LOC131971219 gene encoding homeodomain-interacting protein kinase 2-like isoform X1: METNKPLVNTISDNYKILKVLGQGCFGQVVHCLKQDTKENVAVKVLKLRNQQHGNQRELRILKKLRCLDPEKNNIVRCLEWFCKIDRTFMVFEMLDMSILDYMRLTNFAPLPLHGIRTIIQDVVTALSALKGFGLIHTDLKLDNIMLVDHRRQPFRVKLIDFGLTLEKPEVHPGLGVQPLWNRAPEVIVGFPFSEAIDIWSLGTVMAELLLGFPLFPGQYEYQVLSFIIDLLGDLPKRILDRGLNTSTYFNAKHKYFAFLNWELMKPFHYEAVTGHKMVDRRKYRFSSLDDLKTSSQHTANSAEAADRKDCVELLKEMLQMDPKKRITPSEILQHPFILGSYPRPTSLSSSIAAWQKQSVSKKNTAETKTNDRTSRTFEPSCRYTMEPPPGVIMVRPAEKTIWREEATKQKSCIRYAIEPTQGVIMVRPAEKAMQELAPKQRSNNGPQAVEDQKTDSSEGKYDSECTLQSISDQTSVYSLTSESDTSSVTTSPSKDSDIQTIFLDSPDTVSTQDSDSTDSDSTDSDSTDSDSEDSDSEDSDSEDSDSEDSDSTESDSTDSDSTNSAVVLEVSEPKKKKEKKGIRRFFSTLKRKLFSFCCISKVDD, translated from the exons ATGGAAACGAATAAACCACTAGTAAACACAATCTCAGACAACTATAAGATCCTGAAAGTTCTGGGACAGGGCTGCTTCGGACAGGTCGTCCACTGTCTAAAACAGGACACAAAAGAGAATGTAGCTGTGAAGGTGTTAAAACTAAGAAATCAGCAACATGGGAACCAGAGAGAG CTGCGCATACTGAAAAAGCTCAGATGTTTGGACCCTGAGAAGAACAACATTGTCAGATGCCTTGAATGGTTCTGCAAGATCGACCGGACCTTCATGGTCTTTGAAATGCTGGACATGAGCATCTTAGATTACATGCGGCTGACAAACTTTGCTCCTCTTCCCCTACACGGAATAAGGACCATCATCCAAGAT GTGGTGACGGCATTATCTGCGCTGAAGGGATTTGGACTGATCCACACAGACTTGAAATTGGACAACATCATGCTGGTGGACCATCGGAGACAGCCCTTCAGAGTGAAGCTAATTGACTTTGGCTTAACTCTTGAGAAACCTGAAGTCCATCCTGGACTTGGTGTTCAGCCTCTTTGGAACAG GGCTCCTGAAGTCATTGTGGGCTTCCCATTCAGTGAGGCCATCGACATTTGGTCTCTTGGCACAGTGATGGCAGAGCTTCTCCTCGGCTTTCCACTTTTCCCGGGGCAATATGAGTATCAGGTG CTGAGTTTCATCATCGACCTCCTGGGTGATCTTCCAAAGAGAATTCTGGATAGAGGATTAAATACTTCAACGTACTTCAATGCGAAACACAAGTACTTTGCGTTTTTGAACTGGGAACTCATG aAGCCATTTCACTACGAGGCTGTGACGGGACACAAGATGGTGGATAGGAGGAAGTACAGGTTTTCCTCTCTGGATGATTTGAAAACA tCGAGCCAGCACACAGCAAACAGCGCAGAGGCTGCTGATAGGAAGGATTGTGTTGAGCTgttaaaggaaatgcttcagaTGGATCCCAAGAAAAGGATAACCCCGAGCGAAATCCTGCAACATCCTTTCATACTGGGGAGCTACCCCAGGCCCACCAGTCT TAGCAGTAGTATTGCAGCCTGGCAGAAACAATCAGTCAGCAAGAAAAACACTGCAGAGACCAAGACTAATGACAG aaCCTCTCGTACATTTGAACCCTCCTGTAGATATACAATGGAGCCGCCCCCAGGTGTCATCATGGTTCGGCCAGCTGAGAAGACCATTTGGAGGGAAGAAGCCACCAAACAGAAGAGCTGCATCAG ATACGCCATAGAGCCCACCCAAGGAGTCATTATGGTTCGGCCAGCTGAGAAGGCCATGCAGGAGTTAGCCCCCAAACAGAGGAGCAACAATGG ACCCCAggctgtggaggaccagaagaCCGACTCTTCAGAAGGTAAGTATGATAGTGAATGCACACTACAAAGCATCAGTGACCAAACCTCTGTTTACAGTCTCACATCGGAGTCCGACACTAGCAGTGTCACAACAAGCCCATCTAAGGACAGTGACATCCAGACCATCTTCCTGGATTCTCCCGACACCGTTTCAACGCAAGACTCGGACAGCACTGACTCGGACAGCACTGACTCGGACAGCACAGACTCGGACAGCGAAGACTCGGACAGCGAAGACTCGGACAGCGAAGACTCGGACAGTGAAGACTCGGACAGCACAGAATCGGACAGCACAGACTCGGACAGCACCAACTCAGCAGTCGTCCTTG AGGTCAGTGAgcccaagaagaagaaagagaagaaagggaTCCGAAGATTCTTCTCCACCTTGAAGAGGAAGTTATTCTCCTTCTGCTGCATAAGTAAGGTAGACGATTGA